A part of Primulina eburnea isolate SZY01 chromosome 10, ASM2296580v1, whole genome shotgun sequence genomic DNA contains:
- the LOC140803887 gene encoding protein FAR1-RELATED SEQUENCE 5-like, producing the protein MFDLRHKWVPAYFNHVFSAGMSSSQRSESSHAFFKRYISSKNSLMDFIIRFNKALRHQRHNELVADHVDMNERPKLQSKWPMESQMVTVYTKKKWLEFLEEMSQSHGYYVQTESVGNEFGIYKVMNFQASSSSKPRVLTHVIQGDDILCSCMKFQFEGIPCRHMLAFFRINQVFHLPDKYILKRWTQAAKNVEFFPTDEPNVVEAPERCLMSRHLRLSYKASALVDIASLTVEGTNFLNAQFDYIGNKMKDLNMTTTVSGGSQCRRATDRAVDIVDPQKIRTKGCGKRLKSSKEKATTQGRKCRGCGRRGVQHDKRNCPNLQDGSTINNKNEEESSDDEDFGSIDGSNNWI; encoded by the exons ATGTTTGATTTGCGACATAAATGGGTGCcagcatattttaatcatgtatTTTCTGCGGGTATGTCAAGTAGTCAGCGGTCCGAAAGTTCACATGCTTTTTTCAAGAGATATATATCTAGCAAGAACTCATTGATGGATTTTATCATTCGTTTCAATAAGGCACTCCGGCACCAAAGACACAATGAGTTAGTTGCAGATCATGTCGATATGAATGAGCGTCCCAAGCTACAGTCCAAATGGCCAATGGAATCTCAGATGGTGACGGTTTACACGAAAAAGAAATGGTTGGAGTTTCTAGAAGAAATGAGTCAGAGTCATGGTTATTACGTGCAAACAGAATCTGTGGGAAATGAGTTTGGGATTTACAAGGTAATGAATTTTCAagcttcttcttcttcgaaacCAAGAGTGCTTACACATGTCATACAAGGGGATGATATATTGTGCAGTTGTATGAAATTTCAGTTTGAGGGCATTCCATGCAGGCATATGTTAGCATTTTTTCGTATAAACCAAGTCTTTCATTTGCCTGATAAATATATACTGAAACGTTGGACGCAAGCAGCAAAGAATGTAGAATTTTTTCCTACAGATGAGCCAAATGTGGTTGAAGCTCCAGAAAGATGTTTGATGTCAAGACATTTGAGGTTATCCTATAAAGCTTCTGCATTAGTTGATATTGCATCATTGACTGTTGAGGGAACAAATTTCTTGAATGCACAGTTTGATTATATTGGCAACAAAATGAAAGATTTGAATATGACTACAACAGTAAGCGGTGGAAGTCAATGTAGAAGAGCCACAGATAGGGCTGTTGATATCGTTGATCCTCAAAAAATTAGAACAAAGGGATGTGGGAAGAGATTAAAGTCATCAAAGGAGAAGGCAACCACACAGGGAAGAAAATGTCGTGGGTGTGGACGCCGAGGTGTGCAGCATGACAAGCGTAACTGTCCAAATTTGCAAGACGG GTCaactattaataataaaaacgaAGAAGAAAGCTCAGATGACGAAGATTTTGGATCGATAGATG GTTCTAACAACTGGATTTGA
- the LOC140802840 gene encoding protein FAR1-RELATED SEQUENCE 5-like, with protein sequence MDQYSGDEQSYIPQVGDDQKPQIGMRFDSLEDAFSFYNQYARESGFSARMSNSKKSKKTNEIVWKKFVCFKEGHTDDIRWSKQTKKDQPRKERARGETRTGCLSKISVVKEQTGPGWVVSTFVESHNHSLSTPSKVHLLRSHRGISASKKMLSQQFAEANVPTCQQMRLFEIESGGPEHVGFIERDIRNYEQSVMDEHKGIDAETLVDFFESEKEKNSLFFFDYETDSDNRFTRCFWTDHVSRRAYTAFGDVVVFDTTYNTNKYGMIFAPFVGVNHHHQTILFGCGLLSDEKTDSFVWLLNKFLEAMCQGAPNLIITDQDPALTKAISQMRNLRVPGKLLCLMQTWNNMIGCR encoded by the exons ATGGATCAATATAGTGGAGATGAACAATCGTACATCCCCCAAGTCGGTGATGATCAGAAACCCCAGATTGGTATGAGATTTGATTCGttagaggatgcattctcattCTACAACCAATATGCCCGAGAATCCGGTTTTAGCGCGAGAATGAGTAATAGCAAGAAAAgtaagaaaacaaacgaaattgTATGGAAGAAATTTGTATGCTTTAAAGAAGGGCATACAGATGATATTCGATGGAGCAAACAGACAAAAAAAGATCAACCAAGAAAAGAAAGAGCCCGTGGTGAGACTAGAACCGGATGTTTGTCCAAGATTTCAGTTGTCAAGGAACAAACAGGTCCGGGTTGGGTTGTCAGTACTTTCGTTGAAAGTCATAATCATTCATTATCGACTCCGTCGAAGGTGCATTTGTTACGCTCGCATCGCGGTATTTCTGCATCAAAAAAAATGTTGAGTCAACAATTTGCAGAAGCCAATGTGCCAACTTGTCAACAAATGAGATTATTTGAGATAGAGTCTGGTGGGCCTGAACATGTAGGTTTCATAGAAAGAGATATCAGAAACTACGAGCAAAGTGTTATGGATGAGCATAAGGGTATTGATGCAGAAACATTGGTCGATTTCTTCGAATCTGAGAAAGAGAAGAATTCATTGTTCTTTTTTGATTATGAGACTGACTCGGACAACAGATTTACCAGGTGTTTTTGGACTGATCATGTGTCAAGAAGGGCATACACTGCTTTTGGTGACGTGGTTGTGTTTGATACTACATACAACACCAACAAATATGGGATGATTTTCGCACCATTTGTAGGagttaatcatcatcatcagaccaTTCTTTTTGGTTGTGGATTGTTGAGTGACGAAAAAACAGATTCTTTTGTTTGGTTGCTTAATAAATTCCTAGAAGCCATGTGTCAAGGTGCCCCAAACTTGATTATCACTGACCAAGATCCGGCTCTGACGAAAGCCATATCACAA ATGAGGAATTTGAGAGTTCCTGGGAAGCTGCTATGTCTAATGCAAACTTGGAACAACATGATTGGCTGTCGTTGA